From Pseudomonas fluorescens, one genomic window encodes:
- a CDS encoding DUF1302 domain-containing protein gives MFTRNTVARRSGRPAYARTLLATAITLGSAAASAGPSLQLGEDTTLDSTLTVNYTASMRTAKQASQYLNDPNNDDGTRNFKRGSLINNRLSLFGELQLKHDNLGAVLRGSHFYDDAYHQRNANDSPDTVNKLGHNDGFSDKTRELSGGRARLLDAYVYGNFDVGETQYLSLKAGRHLVAWGESLFWSNISQGQAPVDATKFNVPGTEAKDSYLPVGQVSGSWSLNEDLALVGYYQYEWEKTDLNPVGDYFGSDTFGPGAEFFRLGSGQVSSLPNAAAVAFAGDKDASDSGQWGLGVRYRITENTEVGVFHYRYNERVGSMFFDFTGTTRYSSLKNIGHTGEAMTYRLGYFEDVKLTGISFSSKVGDSVQYAGDLSYRDGAAVYLASGAPTTGQIWQGNLNTSYILGPSLLAQQTTFMAEVVHQRIAGVDKLTISGGGPGVDGTFDNFESDTQTRGSTLLGIGAYMDYPSVATGLDLSTKVVWTQNVDGSAYQGLGRDEKRLTLGGDFKYLGNFQIGMTYVAYLSSPDVAQGRLLADRDYLSLNAKYSF, from the coding sequence ATGTTTACGCGAAACACGGTTGCGCGACGTTCGGGGAGGCCGGCTTACGCTCGCACGCTTTTGGCCACCGCCATCACCCTCGGCAGCGCCGCGGCCAGCGCCGGGCCAAGCCTGCAGTTGGGCGAGGACACCACCCTGGATTCGACTCTGACGGTCAACTACACCGCCTCCATGCGCACCGCCAAGCAGGCCAGCCAGTACCTCAACGACCCGAACAACGACGACGGCACGCGCAACTTCAAGCGCGGTTCGTTGATCAACAATCGCCTGAGCCTGTTCGGCGAATTGCAGCTCAAGCACGACAATCTCGGTGCGGTGCTGCGCGGCAGTCATTTCTATGACGACGCCTATCACCAGCGCAACGCCAACGACTCGCCGGACACGGTGAACAAGCTCGGGCATAACGACGGTTTCAGCGACAAGACCCGCGAGCTCAGCGGTGGCCGCGCGCGTCTGCTGGATGCCTATGTCTACGGCAACTTCGATGTCGGTGAGACCCAGTACCTGTCGCTCAAGGCCGGCCGCCACCTGGTGGCCTGGGGCGAGAGCCTGTTCTGGTCGAACATCAGCCAGGGTCAGGCGCCGGTGGATGCGACCAAGTTCAATGTGCCGGGTACCGAGGCCAAGGACTCCTATCTGCCGGTGGGCCAGGTCTCGGGCTCCTGGTCGCTCAACGAAGACCTGGCGCTGGTGGGCTACTACCAGTACGAGTGGGAGAAAACCGATCTCAACCCGGTGGGGGATTATTTTGGCAGCGACACCTTTGGCCCGGGCGCCGAGTTCTTTCGCCTCGGCAGCGGCCAGGTCAGCAGCCTGCCCAACGCTGCGGCGGTGGCCTTTGCCGGTGACAAGGACGCCAGCGACAGCGGCCAATGGGGCCTCGGCGTACGCTATCGGATCACCGAAAACACCGAAGTCGGTGTGTTCCACTACCGCTACAACGAGCGTGTCGGCTCGATGTTTTTCGACTTCACCGGCACCACCCGTTATTCCTCGCTGAAAAACATCGGACACACCGGCGAAGCGATGACCTATCGCCTGGGTTACTTCGAAGACGTCAAGCTGACGGGTATCAGCTTCAGTTCCAAGGTCGGCGACTCGGTGCAGTACGCCGGTGACCTGAGCTACCGCGACGGCGCCGCGGTGTACCTGGCCAGCGGTGCGCCGACCACCGGACAGATCTGGCAGGGCAACCTCAACACCTCCTACATCCTTGGCCCGAGCCTGCTGGCGCAGCAGACCACCTTCATGGCCGAAGTGGTGCACCAACGCATCGCCGGGGTCGACAAACTGACCATCAGCGGCGGCGGGCCTGGCGTCGACGGTACCTTCGACAATTTCGAGTCGGACACCCAGACCCGCGGCTCGACCCTGCTCGGCATCGGTGCCTACATGGACTATCCGTCGGTGGCCACCGGCCTCGACCTGAGCACCAAAGTGGTGTGGACCCAGAACGTCGACGGCAGTGCCTATCAGGGCCTGGGGCGCGACGAGAAACGCCTGACCCTGGGCGGCGATTTCAAGTACCTGGGCAATTTCCAGATCGGCATGACTTATGTCGCCTACCTGAGTTCGCCGGATGTCGCTCAGGGCCGCTTGCTGGCGGACCGCGACTACCTGTCGCTCAACGCCAAGTACAGTTTCTGA
- a CDS encoding NADH:flavin oxidoreductase encodes MNSRPTPSPFSPVQIGPLTLKNRFIKAATNEGMSAGGVPSKQLVKLHSALVAGGTALTTVAYCAVSDDGRTLPNQLTLSQSSLPHFRALTEGVHQAGGLVSAQITHGGCFTFIRERSTKRPLSASGGFNKIGMMSGMFLKQKMNEADMQQVIRDFAQGARLARQAGFDAVEIHMGHGYLLSQFISPMYNKRRDQYGGSLENRLRFPRRVLRAVLDAVGHEMAVICKYSVTEGARAGNTAEDGAQIARMLEEEGAHLLVLSAGMNAESITTMFGSSFPKENRVQQKNKIIALAMAIQRRTEPEVEFRELYLLEHARKVRAAVKMPLAYLGGAKSLASIERIMAEGFDLVAMGRVLLAENDYVDKLASGASRDSICTACNRCVAMMYTPGGTSCVLNKPGDAELNRQPAGG; translated from the coding sequence ATGAACTCACGTCCGACCCCGTCACCGTTCAGCCCTGTGCAGATCGGCCCGTTGACCCTGAAAAACCGCTTCATCAAGGCCGCCACCAACGAGGGCATGAGCGCCGGCGGCGTGCCTTCCAAACAACTGGTCAAGCTGCATTCGGCGCTGGTCGCCGGTGGCACGGCGCTGACCACCGTTGCCTACTGCGCGGTGAGCGACGACGGGCGCACCTTGCCCAACCAGTTGACCCTCAGCCAGTCCAGCCTGCCGCACTTTCGCGCGCTGACCGAGGGCGTGCACCAGGCCGGTGGCCTGGTCAGCGCGCAGATCACCCACGGCGGCTGCTTTACCTTTATCCGCGAGCGTTCGACCAAGCGTCCGTTGTCCGCCAGCGGTGGTTTCAACAAGATCGGCATGATGAGCGGCATGTTCCTCAAGCAAAAAATGAACGAGGCCGACATGCAGCAGGTGATCCGCGACTTCGCCCAGGGCGCACGCCTGGCGCGCCAGGCGGGTTTCGATGCGGTGGAAATCCACATGGGCCACGGCTACCTGCTCAGTCAGTTCATTTCGCCGATGTACAACAAGCGTCGCGACCAGTACGGCGGAAGCCTGGAAAATCGCCTGCGCTTTCCGCGCCGGGTGCTGCGCGCGGTGCTCGATGCGGTGGGCCACGAGATGGCGGTGATCTGCAAATACAGCGTCACCGAAGGCGCCCGTGCCGGCAACACGGCCGAGGACGGTGCGCAGATCGCCCGCATGCTGGAAGAGGAGGGCGCGCACCTGCTGGTGCTCAGCGCCGGGATGAATGCCGAATCGATTACCACCATGTTCGGCTCCTCGTTCCCCAAGGAAAACCGCGTACAGCAGAAGAACAAGATCATCGCCCTGGCCATGGCGATTCAGCGTCGCACCGAACCGGAAGTGGAGTTCCGCGAGCTGTATTTGCTCGAGCATGCGCGCAAGGTGCGGGCGGCGGTGAAGATGCCGCTGGCGTATTTGGGTGGGGCCAAGAGCCTGGCGAGCATCGAGCGGATCATGGCCGAGGGCTTCGACCTGGTCGCCATGGGCCGGGTGCTGCTGGCGGAAAATGACTATGTCGACAAACTCGCCAGCGGCGCCAGTCGCGACTCGATCTGCACCGCCTGCAACCGCTGCGTGGCGATGATGTACACCCCGGGCGGGACTTCTTGCGTGCTGAACAAACCGGGGGATGCGGAGCTGAATCGGCAGCCGGCGGGGGGGTGA
- a CDS encoding alpha/beta fold hydrolase → MNQPVDLPLPIGHYATLPNSGLRLHYLDEGTGPVVLWLHGSGPGASGFSNFKGNFPQFVAAGYRNIVLDLPGFGRSDKPEDAQYHLDFFVDCVSAFLEAIGVRRCTLLGNSLGGAIALGLALRQPQLAQSLILLAPGGVEERETYFQMAGIVRMVSLFSAGPIGMDEMRSMMRLQLFDDSILPDSLLQERVAVAVTQPKNLFSTMLVPNMETRLGEIQCPILGFWGNNDQFNPISGAQRIIDGAANARFIVLNRCGHWVQVEHRELFNRSCIDFLQNG, encoded by the coding sequence ATGAATCAACCCGTAGACCTGCCCCTGCCCATCGGCCATTACGCGACGCTGCCCAACAGCGGCTTGCGCCTGCACTACCTGGACGAAGGCACCGGCCCGGTGGTCCTGTGGCTGCACGGCAGCGGCCCGGGTGCCAGTGGTTTCAGCAACTTCAAGGGCAACTTCCCGCAATTCGTCGCGGCCGGTTATCGCAACATCGTCCTCGACCTGCCGGGTTTCGGTCGCTCGGACAAGCCCGAGGACGCGCAGTATCACCTGGACTTTTTCGTCGACTGTGTGTCGGCGTTCCTTGAGGCTATCGGCGTGCGCCGCTGCACCCTGCTGGGCAATTCGCTGGGTGGCGCCATCGCCCTGGGCCTGGCGCTGCGTCAGCCACAATTGGCGCAGAGCCTGATTCTGCTGGCACCAGGTGGGGTCGAAGAGCGGGAAACCTACTTCCAGATGGCCGGCATCGTGCGCATGGTCAGTTTGTTCAGTGCCGGCCCCATCGGCATGGACGAGATGCGCAGCATGATGCGCCTGCAACTGTTCGATGACTCGATCCTGCCGGACAGCCTGCTGCAGGAACGGGTGGCGGTGGCGGTGACCCAGCCGAAGAATCTGTTTAGCACCATGCTGGTGCCGAATATGGAAACCCGCCTGGGCGAGATCCAGTGCCCGATCCTCGGTTTCTGGGGCAACAACGATCAGTTCAACCCCATCAGCGGCGCCCAGCGCATCATCGACGGCGCCGCGAATGCGCGCTTCATCGTCCTCAACCGCTGCGGGCATTGGGTCCAGGTAGAGCATCGGGAATTGTTCAACCGCAGCTGCATTGATTTTCTGCAGAACGGGTGA
- a CDS encoding SDR family NAD(P)-dependent oxidoreductase: MKLLNKVAFVTGAGQGMGQAIVRGFVAEGAKVVAVDLNQAALAESLADLGDQVLALACNVADSASVADAMGQTEAHFGGLDLLVNNAGVGALDSFLETPDDSWARVIGVNLGGTFLCCREGAKLMIKGGRKGAIINLSSTAALTGDGPSHYCASKAAVMGLTRSIARELAASGIRVNTLVPGPTNTPMMAGIPDEYMQTLLKNVPLGRMCETDEIARVAVFLASEDASFMTGQNVAVNGGMAFI, from the coding sequence ATGAAGTTACTCAATAAAGTGGCGTTCGTGACCGGCGCCGGGCAGGGCATGGGCCAGGCCATCGTCCGTGGATTTGTCGCCGAGGGCGCCAAGGTGGTGGCGGTCGACCTGAACCAGGCGGCCCTGGCCGAGAGCCTCGCCGACCTTGGCGATCAGGTGTTGGCATTGGCCTGCAACGTCGCTGACAGCGCCTCCGTGGCCGATGCCATGGGCCAGACTGAAGCGCATTTCGGTGGACTCGATCTGCTGGTCAATAACGCCGGTGTCGGCGCTCTCGACAGCTTCCTCGAAACCCCCGACGACAGTTGGGCGCGGGTGATCGGGGTGAACCTCGGCGGGACCTTCCTGTGCTGCCGTGAAGGGGCGAAGCTGATGATCAAGGGCGGTCGCAAGGGGGCGATCATCAACCTGTCGAGCACCGCCGCGCTGACCGGCGACGGCCCCAGCCATTATTGCGCCTCGAAGGCCGCGGTGATGGGTCTGACTCGCTCCATCGCCCGCGAATTGGCCGCCAGCGGCATTCGCGTCAACACCCTGGTGCCGGGCCCGACCAACACGCCGATGATGGCCGGCATTCCTGATGAGTACATGCAGACGCTGCTGAAAAACGTGCCGCTGGGGCGCATGTGCGAGACCGACGAGATCGCCAGAGTCGCAGTATTTCTCGCCAGCGAAGACGCCAGTTTCATGACCGGGCAGAACGTTGCGGTCAACGGCGGCATGGCCTTTATCTGA
- a CDS encoding SDR family NAD(P)-dependent oxidoreductase — translation MSNRLQGKIAFVTGAGSGIGEATALRFAEEGATVVLCGRRIEPLQGVQEKIQALGGQAEIAVADVSDEQAYVAALQATAQRHGRLDILVNNAMAYTWGGIDSMSTADWHANFATTVDGTFFGTRTAMQLMKAQGGGSIVNIASICGLFGTAWMAGYSAAKAAVINFSRAAASEGAPDNIRCNVIIPGVVDTPATAGMLGDAKARGNTEKVIPMKRVGLPVELANAILFLASDEASYVTGASLAVDGGRGSDLYTVFD, via the coding sequence ATGAGCAACCGTCTGCAAGGAAAAATTGCCTTCGTCACCGGCGCCGGTTCCGGCATCGGCGAAGCCACCGCGCTGCGCTTCGCCGAGGAAGGCGCCACGGTGGTGCTGTGCGGCCGCCGGATCGAGCCGCTGCAAGGCGTGCAGGAGAAAATCCAGGCGCTGGGCGGCCAGGCCGAGATCGCCGTGGCCGACGTCAGTGACGAGCAGGCCTACGTCGCGGCACTGCAAGCCACGGCACAACGGCACGGCCGTCTGGACATTCTGGTCAATAACGCGATGGCCTACACCTGGGGCGGCATCGACAGCATGAGCACCGCCGACTGGCACGCCAACTTCGCCACCACCGTCGACGGCACCTTCTTCGGCACCCGTACCGCGATGCAGTTGATGAAGGCCCAGGGCGGTGGTTCGATCGTCAACATCGCCTCGATCTGCGGCCTGTTCGGCACCGCGTGGATGGCCGGCTACTCGGCGGCCAAGGCGGCAGTGATCAACTTCAGCCGGGCGGCGGCCAGCGAAGGCGCGCCGGACAATATCCGCTGCAACGTGATCATCCCGGGGGTGGTCGATACGCCGGCCACCGCCGGCATGCTCGGTGATGCCAAGGCGCGCGGCAATACCGAGAAAGTCATCCCGATGAAGCGGGTCGGCTTGCCGGTGGAGTTGGCCAACGCGATTCTGTTCCTCGCCAGCGACGAGGCTTCCTACGTCAC